The nucleotide window CTCTATAGACTGGCTAGTTCTGGAGGTCCCGCAGGTCTACATTGACCAGGgggaaaatgtgttttgtttttatACCCCCagctcatggaatagccttcaggCCACATTGAAATTGGACTCACTGGTCTTCATTGGACAGTTTAGATAGAGGTTTAAGGGAGGTGATATGTGAGTTGTTTGTTTTGATTATTCTTAAATTTAGTATGTTCTTGTTCACAAGGCACCCTTAATTagaccctggtctcaatggtGACCCACCCTGTATAGATAAAGTAAaatatcatttttatttttaaaaaaaacattatacTGACAGTTCCTTTAAACCTTCCCTTTCAGGGTCCAAAGGCTGTGATGAGGATCCTGGTGAAAGGACTTCATTTGAGCAGAACGCCAGAGAGAAAGACGACCAACTGCATCAAAATAGACCACAGCCACCTGCAGAAGAAGTAGAAGGACTTGAACAGAACAGGTCAGGCCACAGAGAGAAGGATAGTGGACTAGAGTTAgtgaagagagagcaggaagagtaTGATGTCATTTCACTACATACATCAGTAAGTGAACATGGCACAGAGAGATCAGATCATGAGGAAACTGCGTTTGctgtggatgagagagagagtcagctctgGGAGTCTTTAACAGAGCGCAACTGTGACTCAGAGGGTCCAGGTTACCATAAGTGCACAGTACAATATCCACTGGATCAAGATACAGACATACAGCTCATTCAAAGTGCAGTGGAGGGTCTCGAAAGCATTCCATCATCTGAGATGGGTGACATTAACAGAGTTATGAAAGAAGAGATGCGAGCACAGTCTGTTTGGAATGACAGAAGGACCCCTACAGATTTGGATCAGGCACAGCCAGGACAGCACAGAGAAACCATGCACCCAGAGAGAACCCAGGATGGGACAGCTACCAGAGTGCCATCAGACAAACAAACACTAGCCAATGAGGGTGCAGGATATTCAAATGTTTGGCTAAACAACGTATTCTCACTTGCCCCAAATTGTTCAAATGGTTTCAACTCAGCAAAGGTATCCCCAAGGAGAACCCCAGCAAGAGAGAAGTGGTTTGTTTGCTCCTTTTGTGGAAAGAGCTTTGACCGGTTTGGTCACCTGGAGATGCATCAGCGGATTCATACGGGAGAAAAACCGTACAGCTGTGTCACGTGCGGGAGGTGTTTCGCTCAGCAGAGTAATCTCCGCAGACACCAGCGAGTACACAGGGCCTCACAACAAAGCAAACTGTCTACTGATCGTTATCACCATGACTAGACAACTAAGAACATTGTGGAACAACATTTTCAAATGACTGAGAACAGAGTTGATAAGACCATCAAGACACTTGCAGAAAGCAGCAGTGTGTTACTTTTGTCTTCCCATTCTATAAAGTGAGAGCAGTGAGACCCTACCACAACTGTTGCACTAGTGGTGCTTATATACTGTAGTGAGGGATCAGAGTTGCCGGTTTTACAGCTTCCTGCTTGTAACCTTTTAAGGAACGCTTAAGAGGATCTCCATCATCTTTAGGTTTTTGTAGAGATATGCCAGACTAACACTACAATGGACATGCTTTTGTCAATGCATACATTTGTCTGAATAAAAATCTAAATTATCCAACTTTGAGCCCTTTTGATTTGTTGTTGAAATGAACATGAAAATAACTAACTCACAAGGTCAGGATATATTTGGATATCTGAACTATAAGGTTAGCTAAAATGATAGCACTATCACAGAGTGCTTACACAAGACTGGGTTTATAGTTGATACAAAGTGTTGGTGCAATCTTGTCCAATCTCTACTTAGGCTAGTAAATTCTGTTTACATAGGACATACAAGAAGACAATGCTGATTAAAAAAAAGACATGGCAATGAACGTGAGCATGTTGCCAAACCCTCACTTCTGTATAATGACCACTAGGTTAGGGTGGAGCTGAGTGCAGTTCCCTTTTCAGCCAAGCCTCATGTCTAGATGATCTGTCCTCTGGGGTGTAGGAGGATGGCGTTGGAGTGTGGTTTGGGCCGCAGGAACCCGTTGCTGTAGTGGAAGTGGTTGGAGAGCGCCTCTGAGATCTGGTAAGAACTGGTGTCACAGTCTGCCTCATCAACCTCCAGCACAGCCCGTCTGTGGCCCCAGTCTTCCCCTTTGGTCACCCCCTCCCTCTGGCCACACAGGTCACTGAGCATTGGGGGGATGTCTGTGGGCCCCACACTGCCATCCTGGTCCTGGGGCTTGATGGGgacaagggaggaaggaaggccAGAGTCCTGCAAAATTGAGACCACATATTGCAAGGCATTGAGAAAAACAGTTTATTTTGTAATAACTCACAGGCCTATGTGCATTTAAACTTTTACGTATACTCTTCCTTGATCAAACAAATACACACCAGGGACATATTGCTTCTCTTCAGGTACGACTCCACCCTTCGTCTgcgctcttccctctctccctccatctccgcGCCCCTCATACTCTCTCTGCCATCATGCCAGCTAGACTGGTACAGGACAGGGCGTCCTAGGTAGTCCACATCCCCCTCTCCAACAGTCCCCTGCCTCCCACCCAGGGATGATTCACTGCCTATGTATATGGGACGGTCCTAACAGGATGGATCCAAATAATGCCATAGATTGATGTTTAATGAAAAAAATCTTTGATAGTGGACATGTTGTAAATGTAGAATATTGCTAAAAAATATTTTATGGACTCACCTCTAGGGACATTAGGCTGTTTTTCATTCTACTGTCTAGTCTGAGTAGTGTACAGTCTTCATTCTGGGGTGaaaagtagagagaattatttggGGTATCACAGTCATTCACAAGTAGATACTAACTGATCATGATAGTTCATCATCGATTTTGCTCCAATTTTCAGTTGAGTATGTAAAGTACTGAGTACCTGTCCTCTGGGGTCTGTGCTGACAGAGTTGAGTCTCCGGGAGGAGTTCTGTCTGGAGAGTGTGTTGATTTTTAACCTGTGAAAGACAGAGAATGTCAAACTGAAGGGGATTTGAGGATAggggttaagagcattgggcaagtaaccaaaaggttgctggtccGAATCCTAGAGCCAAATAGGTAAACAATTgcagatgtgcccttgagcaaggcacttaatcctaattgctcctgtaaatcactctggataacaATCTGCAAAATGACTAAAATGGAAAGGGGGAGCAAATTATTGTGGAAATCAACTCACGTTCTTTCGCTAAGCTCCATCTCTAATTTTCTGTTTTTGCGCCTGTGGTATCGGTTGActaagatgatgatgatgatcatgaCGATGACCAAAACCCCAGCAGCCACAACTATAATGATCATCACTAGAGTGTCAACAGTGGTTTCCTGCACACTGCGAATTTTCTCTATGTGAGGGATGGGAACATACACAATTGTAAACAAACAACCAACTGCAGTGATAGAGATACGTTGCAGATTTTTGATATGAGCAAAGTTGGTATTTCAGATCACCACAAGGGGCAGCAATGTTGCACAAATGGTACCAAACACAGCAGGAGATAAATTCTATTATGCTGTCCAGGTTCTCCCAAAATACAGGAGTAACTTTGCCCATTACCTGTTACTGTGATGTTCGATTCTACTTTCCTTGTCCCAATGCCGTTGTTCACCACACATTCATAAACTCCAGTGTCATTCTGTCTCAGGGCTCGGCCAAACAGAAGCCTTGCTCCATTCACAGTGAGACCGTCTGGCAGGGCCTTACCACCCCTGCAGATGGAGACAAACACATACATTAAATAAGATTGCCCATATTAATACTGAGCTACTCAACAATGTAATCATAACCTAATTAACATGcacaacatgaccaaaagtatgtggaaacctgctcatcgaatatctcattccaaaatcataggcatgaatatggagttggtcctccctttgctgctacaacagcctccactcttctgagaaggcttcccactagatgttggaacattgctgcggagacATACTTCAATCGAGCCATGAGCGTTAAtgaggttgggcgattaggcctctttgctcgcacatgccttttcagttctgcccacaaatattctatgggattgaggtcagggctttgtgatggccactccaataccttgactttgttgtccttaagccattttgccacaactttggaggtatgcttggggtcattgtgcatttagaagacccatttgcgaccaagttttaacttcctgactgatgtcttgagatgttgcttcaatatatccacatcatttttctgcctcatgttgccatctattttgtgaagtgcaccagtccctcctgcagcaaagcacccccacaacatgatgctgccacccccgtgcatcattgatgggatggtgttcttcagcaagcctcctttttcctccaaacataacgatggtcattatgaccaaacagttttatttttgtttcagaccagaggacatttctccatgtgcagttgcaaaccatagtctggctttttttatggctgttttggagcagtggcttcttccttgctgagcggcctttcaggttatgtcgatataggactagttttactgtggatatagatacttttgtacctgtttcctccagcatcttcacacggtccttcgctgttgttctgggattgatttgcacttttctcaccaaagtacgttcatctctaggagacagaacgcgtccccttcctgagaggtatgacggctgcgtggtcccatggtgtttatacttgcatactattgtttgtacagatgaacgtggtaccttcaggcatttggaaattgctcccatggatgaaccagacttgtggaggtctgcaattttttggggggtctaggctgatttctttagattttcccatgatgtcaagcaaagagacactgagtttgaaggtaggccttgaaatacattcacaggtacggtacacccccaattgactcaaatatgTCTATCAGAAgcttgactcaaatgatgtaatttagcctatcagaagcttctaaagccatgacttcattactttttttaaaggcacagtccactttgtgtatgtaaacttcagaccctctggaattgtcatacagtgaattatgagggaaataatctgtctgtaaacaattgttgggaaaatgacttgtgtcatgcacaaagtagatgtcctaaccaacttgctaaaactttagtttgttaacaagaaatttgtggagtggttgaaaaactagtttaaatgactccaacctaagtgtatgttaacttctgacttcaactgtatgtgtgtgtgtgtgtgtatgtatatatctatatgtcacacacaagtatgtggacaccccttcaaatgagtggattcagctatttcagccacacccattgctgaaatgtgtataaaatcgagcacaccgccatgcaatctccatagacaaacactggcagtagaatggccttactgaagagctcagtgactttcaacatggcaccatcataggatgccaccttcccaacaagtcaATTTGTAAAATGTATGCCCTGCCAGAGCTGCTGTAaatactgttattgtgaagtggaaaggtctaggagcaacaacggcttgccgggaagtggtaggtcacacacgCTCACAGGACGGGTCCGCAGAGTGCCGAAGCGCATAGCACTTAAAAAGTTGTCTGTccatgactggcctgcacagagccctgacctcagccccatcaaacacctttgggatgaattggaacacctactgcgagccaggcctacaaacctgactcagttacaccatctctgtcaggaggaatgggccaaaattcacccaccttattgtgggaagcttgtggaaggctacccaaaacatgtgacccaagttaaacaacttaaaggcaatgctatcatgtggtccttctgtagctcagttggtagagcatggcgcttgtaacgccagggtagtgggttcgatccccgggaccacccatacgtagaatgtatgcacacatgactaagtcgctttggataaaagcgtctgataaatggcatatattattattatattaaatactaattgagtgtatgtaaacttctgaaccactgggaatgtgatgaaacaaataacagctgaaataaatcattctctgtaatattattctgacatttcacattcttaaaataaagtggtgatcctaactggcctaagacagggaattttacaaggattaaatgtcaggagttttGAAAACTGAATTtaattgtatttggctaaggtgcatgtaaacttccaacttcaactatgtgtgtgtgtgtgtgtgtgtgtgtgtatatgagcgtacttacagtgcattcggaaagtattcagagcccttcacttttttccacattttgttgcgttacagtcttattctaaaatgttgtttttatctacacacaattccccataatgacaaggcaaaaaactgaaatatcacatttatgcaactattcagatcctttactcagtactttgttgaagcacctttggcagtgattaaatcaaaatcaaattgatttatatagcccttcgtatatcagctgatatctcaaagtgctgtacagaaatccagcctaaaaccccaaacagcaagcaatgcaggtgttgaagcacgatTACAGcgtagtcttcttgggtatgaagccaCAAGCCTGGCACGCCTGTTTTTGAtgagtttctaccattcttctctgcagatcctctcaagatcggtcagcttggatggggagtgtcgctccacagctatttttaggtctctccagagatgttcgatcgggttcaagtccaggttctggctgggccactcaaggacattcagagacttgtcccaaaaccactcctgcattgttttggctgtgtgcttagggtcgttgtcttgttggatggtgaaccgtcgccccagtatgaggtcctgagcactctggatcaggttttcatcaaggatctctgtacttttctctgttcatctttccctcgatcctggactagtctcccagtccttgccgttggaaaacattcccacagcatgattctgccaccattATACTTCACTGTAGGGATCGCATTGGCCAgctgatgagcggtgcctggtttcctccagatgtgacgcctGGCATTcacgccaaagagttcaatcttggtttcatcagaccagagaatcttgtttctcatggtctgacagtccattaggtgccttttggcaagctccaagcaggccgtcatgtgcattttactgagcagtggcttccgtctggccactctaccataaaggcctgattggtggagaactgcagagatggttgtccttctgaaatgttctcccatctccacagaggaactctagagctctgtcagagtgaccattaggttcttggtcatctccctgacaaaggtctttctcccccgattgctccatttggctgggcagccagctctaggaagagtcttgatggttccaaacttcatccatttaagaatgacggacgccactttgttcttggggaccttcaatgctgcagaaatgttttagtacccttccccagagctgtgccgagacacaatcctgtcttggagatctacggacaattcctttggccaaaataccagcaacagtgtgtgaaaaccttgtgaagacttacagaataCATTTGACctctcattgccaacaaagggtataacaaattgagaaacttttgttattgaccaaatacttattttccacaataatttgcaaataaattcattaaaaatcctacaatgtgattttctggatatttttgctcattttgtctgtcatagttgaagtgtacctatgatgaaaattacaggcctcatctttttaagtgggagaacttgcacaattggtggctgactaaatacttttttgccccactgtatatatacatacacacacacatttgctaacattttttttaaacaaacttttttattatggggcattgtgtgtagattaagggGGAAAAatattcaatcaattttagaataaggctgtaacgtaacaaaatgtggaaaaagtgaaggggtctgaatactttcggaatgcactgtatgactaaTGGAATAGCAGACTCACTACATGAAACAACGGCTATGTTCATGAAGGCAGATGTGTATTGATCAACCCTGTCCAATACAATTCAAAAGTTCTAAGTCTATTTATGAaaacatttttaaggcctttTGTTCAGCAAGACATTACCAGAATATAAACCTCTGAAGGGAATGTCAACTAAGCTACGCAgaagtagcctataattacatcCAAACAATAGGTCAGTGTGCATTGGTGAGGTGTTTTAGCTAAATACATTTGTTACATCAGAGTTACCACAAAAGGGAAACCAGCAATTTGCCTTCATCTGTAAAACCAGTTTAATTACTGCTCCTATTGATCTGAATAGACAAATGCCGCTTGGCTTGGTATGAGCCAACTACTATATGAAGGAAGACTAAGAGGCCCCTGAATAAGCTCAGACGTCCCAGGAACTATAATAGAGAGGCAGTTTCTGATCCCACCAGGAACTAGGTCCACTGAGAGGGCTCAAGTTGCCCATGTTTCACTGTGCCAGCCAGGCTGCCATTTTACTGCTCAGCCCAACAAGGGGCTTCTCACATTTCTCTTCTTACTCACTCAGCCCCACCTTATAACCAATCCTTTATAATGGAATCAAAGCCAGAGATTACATCTGACACTGAATACATGTTTGACAATAATTATACTGATAGGGTTTATTTTCATTCAAATGCATTAAGGTTTTAGAAACATGCCATACATGTGATACTCTATAGACAGTACATTTAGAGCAATTTCGGAAAAGTATCTCTTCAATTATTTTTAACTTCTGTGGAAACTGACGCACGATTTGTTAGCATGCTGCAATAGTGAGTATTTAATTGTGTGTGCTGTCATTATTGTAATGCTCGGAGAAGAATCTTTAATTACATGCAGACCCTGTgttttacagtgtattagagtgaTATTTAAAGTGAGGCACTATGATTAAGTGCTTAAGGGGCGTCTCCAGAGCTTCCTCCCTCCAtggctccctcccctccctggctCGCTCACTCGTGTGAAAATGTATCCCTTCCAATCGGTTTTCTAATTCTGTAACTCAACAATGTATTTATTCCATATTGAAAGAACAAAGAGAAAGACACCTTCCTCTAGTTGACACTTTatcgtgcatgtgtgtgcgtttcTCTTGCAAATATTTGAATAGTACATTTTATAGTGCAAAGTGTTACATTACGCAAATAATGACAGACAGAAACAGTCAGACAGGTAATACCTGGTCCAGGTGAAGCTCTGTGGTTTGGGGTTTCCTCCAGTCTCACACTTGAGTTCAGCTCCCTTCAGTCCCATGTACCAGTTTCCATTATAGCCAGTGACAGCTGCATCTGGGGGAACTGTCAACATAAACTTGGTCACTTTAATCCAAGCATGGCCATTTAATTAGACTATCCCACCACAGTGACAGCTGAGGGTAAACTCACATTGCACCACCAGGCGGTTACTGATCCTCCGGGGTTGCTCCAGAGCAGGGTGCCAGACGAGGCAGTCCAGCCGCATGCCGTTCATACTCCTCAGGGGGTGCAGGGAGAAGTGGGTGGACACGGCCCCGCCCTCGGAGCTGCGGGTCTGGTTCTGACCAGGGAGATCCGTATCCCAGGTCAGTCGAGGTGGAGGACGGGCCACGGAGCGGCAGGAGGCAGCTATGCGGAAGGACTGGCCCTCCTCCAGAACCACTGGGTCCAGAGAGGAGATTGGTAGGGCTGGGGGGGAAGGGAGGTAGAGGGGCAGGGCCAGGCTATATGAGATTCCATGTTGTGCAGGTAAATTGAGAGTGT belongs to Oncorhynchus gorbuscha isolate QuinsamMale2020 ecotype Even-year linkage group LG22, OgorEven_v1.0, whole genome shotgun sequence and includes:
- the LOC124009223 gene encoding zinc finger protein 24-like isoform X1, with translation MLFQENMTNYVTFQTKLTSVMDVLAKTAVAEISKLFDDGFAVLRLEMCRRENEIEALKIKLLFMENERQTTRSKAREAGCSSTCSSSASRTEQGSKGCDEDPGERTSFEQNAREKDDQLHQNRPQPPAEEVEGLEQNRSGHREKDSGLELVKREQEEYDVISLHTSVSEHGTERSDHEETAFAVDERESQLWESLTERNCDSEGPGYHKCTVQYPLDQDTDIQLIQSAVEGLESIPSSEMGDINRVMKEEMRAQSVWNDRRTPTDLDQAQPGQHRETMHPERTQDGTATRVPSDKQTLANEGAGYSNVWLNNVFSLAPNCSNGFNSAKVSPRRTPAREKWFVCSFCGKSFDRFGHLEMHQRIHTGEKPYSCVTCGRCFAQQSNLRRHQRVHRASQQSKLSTDRYHHD
- the LOC124009222 gene encoding nectin-4-like isoform X1; protein product: MELPVRGRGQSQWGTAWLVLWAFAVCVRGGFVEPPPSFSLRSLTEVETRLPCQFQVQEEEQVVQVSWFKELPDGTKEQIITAHLTEGHTEFGRYSGRVRFESSSPTVDSALLIMNTEESYEGKYTCHISTFPYGNFERQLSLTVWTLPISSLDPVVLEEGQSFRIAASCRSVARPPPRLTWDTDLPGQNQTRSSEGGAVSTHFSLHPLRSMNGMRLDCLVWHPALEQPRRISNRLVVQFPPDAAVTGYNGNWYMGLKGAELKCETGGNPKPQSFTWTRGGKALPDGLTVNGARLLFGRALRQNDTGVYECVVNNGIGTRKVESNITVTEKIRSVQETTVDTLVMIIIVVAAGVLVIVMIIIIILVNRYHRRKNRKLEMELSERTLKINTLSRQNSSRRLNSVSTDPRGQNEDCTLLRLDSRMKNSLMSLEDRPIYIGSESSLGGRQGTVGEGDVDYLGRPVLYQSSWHDGRESMRGAEMEGEREERRRRVESYLKRSNMSLDSGLPSSLVPIKPQDQDGSVGPTDIPPMLSDLCGQREGVTKGEDWGHRRAVLEVDEADCDTSSYQISEALSNHFHYSNGFLRPKPHSNAILLHPRGQII
- the LOC124009223 gene encoding zinc finger protein 165-like isoform X2, with protein sequence MESTYKWSKGCDEDPGERTSFEQNAREKDDQLHQNRPQPPAEEVEGLEQNRSGHREKDSGLELVKREQEEYDVISLHTSVSEHGTERSDHEETAFAVDERESQLWESLTERNCDSEGPGYHKCTVQYPLDQDTDIQLIQSAVEGLESIPSSEMGDINRVMKEEMRAQSVWNDRRTPTDLDQAQPGQHRETMHPERTQDGTATRVPSDKQTLANEGAGYSNVWLNNVFSLAPNCSNGFNSAKVSPRRTPAREKWFVCSFCGKSFDRFGHLEMHQRIHTGEKPYSCVTCGRCFAQQSNLRRHQRVHRASQQSKLSTDRYHHD
- the LOC124009222 gene encoding nectin-4-like isoform X2, yielding MELPVRGRGQSQWGTAWLVLWAFVCVRGGFVEPPPSFSLRSLTEVETRLPCQFQVQEEEQVVQVSWFKELPDGTKEQIITAHLTEGHTEFGRYSGRVRFESSSPTVDSALLIMNTEESYEGKYTCHISTFPYGNFERQLSLTVWTLPISSLDPVVLEEGQSFRIAASCRSVARPPPRLTWDTDLPGQNQTRSSEGGAVSTHFSLHPLRSMNGMRLDCLVWHPALEQPRRISNRLVVQFPPDAAVTGYNGNWYMGLKGAELKCETGGNPKPQSFTWTRGGKALPDGLTVNGARLLFGRALRQNDTGVYECVVNNGIGTRKVESNITVTEKIRSVQETTVDTLVMIIIVVAAGVLVIVMIIIIILVNRYHRRKNRKLEMELSERTLKINTLSRQNSSRRLNSVSTDPRGQNEDCTLLRLDSRMKNSLMSLEDRPIYIGSESSLGGRQGTVGEGDVDYLGRPVLYQSSWHDGRESMRGAEMEGEREERRRRVESYLKRSNMSLDSGLPSSLVPIKPQDQDGSVGPTDIPPMLSDLCGQREGVTKGEDWGHRRAVLEVDEADCDTSSYQISEALSNHFHYSNGFLRPKPHSNAILLHPRGQII
- the LOC124009222 gene encoding nectin-4-like isoform X3, with protein sequence MELPVRGRGQSQWGTAWLVLWAFAVCVRGGFVEPPPSFSLRSLTEVETRLPCQFQVQEEEQVVQVSWFKELPDGTKEQIITAHLTEGHTEFGRYSGRVRFESSSPTVDSALLIMNTEESYEGKYTCHISTFPYGNFERQLSLTVWTLPISSLDPVVLEEGQSFRIAASCRSVARPPPRLTWDTDLPGQNQTRSSEGGAVSTHFSLHPLRSMNGMRLDCLVWHPALEQPRRISNRLVVQFPPDAAVTGYNGNWYMGLKGAELKCETGGNPKPQSFTWTRGGKALPDGLTVNGARLLFGRALRQNDTGVYECVVNNGIGTRKVESNITVTEKIRSVQETTVDTLVMIIIVVAAGVLVIVMIIIIILVNRYHRRKNRKLEMELSERTLKINTLSRQNSSRRLNSVSTDPRGQNEDCTLLRLDSRMKNSLMSLEDRPIYIGSESSLGGRQGTVGEGDVDYLGRPVLYQSSWHDGRESMRGAEMEGEREERRRRVESYLKRSNMSLDSGLPSSLVPMKPTWSQSKTYNMAVWSPQTSLNAQRPGLSGGLLLIPVN